One Luteolibacter flavescens DNA segment encodes these proteins:
- a CDS encoding helicase RepA family protein gives MIGQVPTTSEIEIEMDTVDPPPEARGLAFFAVDHTNTIGLSLDEIEALRPPVIIDGFLRHGEVMLLGAESKSRKSWLAQDAGFAVAAGQPWLTDPDGCGGFTTVKGRVHVIDLELDRSEIRFRFAKARGNRLPGDVEAQHEVTEAFRSYCFEGLNAAHILPKLEEMKGTVQPGDLVVIDCFYRLVADGNETNEVAKMLETIKRFASETRTGVIVVDHFRKAGDERARNRFAGSFVKQASANTLVAIEVAKDGSLALNIDARTFHGCPVVHARFSLETYSFEAIPDAEIAASRTDRKKAEQTHQIVAAWQGIGAAGTTTASDAKVRWGITRQAATSRMNAFLTAGFVEKVETPGNKADQWKLTLAGRVLYAEAAQLAT, from the coding sequence GTGATCGGACAAGTTCCAACAACGTCGGAAATAGAGATCGAGATGGATACCGTCGACCCTCCGCCAGAAGCGCGGGGCCTAGCGTTCTTCGCAGTCGATCATACTAACACCATCGGACTTTCTTTGGATGAGATCGAGGCCCTACGCCCGCCGGTCATCATTGACGGGTTTCTTCGCCATGGTGAGGTGATGCTACTCGGAGCGGAATCCAAGAGCCGCAAGTCGTGGTTGGCTCAAGATGCCGGTTTCGCCGTCGCGGCTGGCCAACCATGGCTTACCGATCCGGACGGCTGCGGTGGATTCACTACAGTGAAAGGAAGGGTGCATGTCATCGACCTAGAGCTTGATCGCTCCGAGATTCGATTTCGATTCGCCAAGGCACGCGGCAATCGTCTCCCCGGGGACGTGGAGGCACAGCATGAAGTCACTGAAGCTTTCCGCTCCTACTGTTTTGAGGGGCTTAACGCGGCCCACATTCTCCCGAAGCTGGAGGAGATGAAAGGCACCGTGCAACCCGGCGACCTTGTTGTAATAGACTGCTTTTACCGGCTTGTCGCGGACGGCAACGAAACCAACGAAGTGGCCAAGATGCTGGAAACGATCAAGCGATTCGCCAGCGAGACACGAACGGGGGTGATCGTTGTGGATCACTTTCGGAAGGCTGGTGACGAAAGGGCCAGGAACCGCTTTGCAGGTTCATTCGTGAAGCAGGCGAGCGCCAATACGCTGGTTGCAATCGAGGTGGCTAAGGATGGCTCGCTTGCCCTCAACATTGACGCCCGCACGTTCCATGGATGCCCGGTGGTTCATGCTAGGTTTTCACTGGAGACCTACTCTTTCGAGGCCATTCCGGATGCGGAGATCGCGGCCAGCAGGACGGACAGGAAGAAGGCAGAGCAAACCCACCAGATCGTGGCGGCTTGGCAGGGTATCGGGGCGGCTGGGACCACCACTGCGAGCGATGCTAAAGTCCGCTGGGGAATCACCCGGCAGGCTGCAACCTCGCGGATGAATGCCTTCCTCACGGCGGGTTTCGTGGAAAAAGTGGAAACACCCGGCAACAAGGCTGACCAGTGGAAACTGACTCTCGCAGGCCGCGTGCTCTATGCAGAGGCAGCCCAGCTTGCGACATGA
- a CDS encoding DUF3800 domain-containing protein produces the protein MKREEPSPKHYFVDEAGDPVLFSGKGKVLIGSEGCSRYFAVGMLDVKDPKSLAADFDTLRAELLADPYFKNVPSMQARAKKTALFFHAKNDLPEVRREVFKCIMKHHVRFSAVVRDKVAVLDYVRSRNENDVSYRFRPDETYDHAVRRLFRDRLHKHDDYSICFAVRGNSDRTNAFREALEAARTNSAARRGVARSDARLQVRASYPNKEPALQAVDYFLWALQRTYERGEDRYLQMLWPQCSLVVDADDIRIAAYGSYYTSKNPLLLEKLKGG, from the coding sequence ATGAAGCGTGAAGAGCCGAGTCCTAAACACTACTTCGTCGATGAGGCGGGAGATCCTGTTCTTTTTTCGGGGAAAGGAAAGGTCCTCATTGGGAGCGAGGGTTGCAGTCGTTATTTCGCTGTCGGAATGTTAGACGTCAAAGACCCGAAGTCCCTGGCAGCCGACTTTGACACGCTACGTGCCGAACTGTTAGCAGATCCCTATTTCAAGAATGTTCCTTCGATGCAGGCGCGTGCTAAGAAGACGGCGCTCTTTTTCCACGCAAAGAATGATCTACCTGAGGTGCGCAGGGAGGTGTTCAAGTGCATCATGAAACACCACGTCAGATTCTCTGCAGTAGTGCGTGATAAGGTCGCTGTATTGGACTACGTGAGGTCAAGAAACGAAAACGATGTGAGCTATCGATTTCGACCTGATGAAACCTATGACCATGCGGTGCGAAGGCTTTTCAGAGATCGCCTGCACAAGCACGATGATTATTCTATTTGCTTCGCCGTTCGCGGCAACAGCGACCGAACAAATGCCTTTCGCGAAGCGTTAGAAGCTGCCCGCACCAACTCCGCAGCACGCCGGGGGGTTGCAAGGTCAGACGCTCGATTGCAGGTAAGAGCATCCTATCCCAATAAGGAGCCAGCACTTCAAGCGGTGGACTACTTCCTGTGGGCCCTACAGCGAACCTATGAGCGAGGAGAGGATCGTTACCTTCAAATGCTCTGGCCTCAGTGCAGTCTTGTGGTGGATGCGGACGACATACGGATTGCGGCCTACGGCAGCTACTACACGTCGAAAAACCCGCTTCTGCTGGAAAAATTAAAGGGTGGTTGA